A window from Candidatus Bathyarchaeota archaeon A05DMB-5 encodes these proteins:
- the mtnA gene encoding S-methyl-5-thioribose-1-phosphate isomerase, producing the protein MRRTIEWRNGTVVTIDQTRIPHETIILKMKSCEEVAEAIKTMKIRGAPLLGAAAAFALALTAHNSQAKSKQELIRELEKSAETLKRTRPTAVNLFWAIDRIMSKSKNFSGNVADLAAFVVDEAKKIADEDAAANRLIGKYGAELIHDGDVVLTHCNAGALATVEYGTALGVIRAAWEQGKKIKVFATETRPKLQGARLTTYELKKEGIPVTLITDGMVGYVMYKRLISMVVVGADRIVTDAVINKIGTFTIAVLAKEHNIPFYVAAPKSTFDFSRKSDEVVIEERKPEEVTHVGSYRIAPEGISVLNPAFDITPLDYVTAIICEDGVLHKKDFDKFKANVYK; encoded by the coding sequence ATGAGGCGAACAATAGAATGGCGCAACGGAACAGTTGTCACAATAGACCAGACAAGGATTCCACACGAAACAATAATTCTCAAGATGAAAAGCTGTGAAGAAGTGGCTGAAGCAATAAAAACCATGAAAATAAGAGGAGCACCACTATTAGGAGCAGCTGCAGCTTTTGCTTTAGCTTTAACTGCTCACAATTCCCAAGCAAAATCCAAACAAGAGTTAATCAGAGAGTTGGAGAAATCAGCAGAAACTCTAAAGAGAACACGACCAACAGCTGTTAACCTTTTCTGGGCGATAGACAGAATCATGTCTAAATCAAAAAATTTTTCTGGAAACGTTGCAGATTTAGCTGCTTTTGTTGTTGATGAAGCAAAGAAAATAGCTGATGAAGACGCCGCGGCAAACCGTTTGATTGGCAAATACGGAGCTGAACTTATACATGACGGTGATGTGGTTCTGACACATTGTAATGCTGGCGCTTTAGCTACAGTTGAATATGGCACAGCTTTAGGCGTCATAAGAGCTGCTTGGGAACAAGGAAAAAAGATTAAGGTTTTTGCCACTGAAACTCGTCCGAAATTGCAAGGCGCAAGGTTAACAACTTATGAGCTCAAGAAGGAAGGCATTCCGGTCACTTTGATTACTGATGGTATGGTTGGCTATGTCATGTATAAACGGTTGATTAGCATGGTTGTTGTAGGAGCTGACAGAATAGTTACTGATGCAGTTATTAACAAGATTGGAACGTTCACAATTGCTGTTTTAGCTAAAGAACACAACATACCTTTCTATGTTGCTGCTCCAAAATCCACTTTTGACTTTTCACGCAAATCGGATGAGGTTGTGATTGAAGAGAGAAAACCGGAAGAAGTCACACATGTGGGCTCTTATAGAATTGCTCCTGAAGGAATAAGCGTTCTTAATCCAGCGTTCGACATAACTCCGCTTGATTATGTCACAGCAATAATTTGTGAAGACGGCGTGTTGCACAAGAAAGATTTTGACAAATTTAAAGCCAACGTCTATAAGTGA
- the endA gene encoding tRNA-intron lyase, producing the protein MSKREEKEPSRSEFKVKGTLVEKGVKISEKQNINELSSRGYGVKENDELLLTFYEALYLLDKGWLDVEAKKGKKMDFQQLLRCYEDLEENAWVKYLTYRDLRSRGYTVREGFGLGVDFRVYEKGEYGKNTAKYLILSIQEGKPIPIEDLTRIMLQCQSLKKELVLAVMNRRGEIVYYSVSQLTLK; encoded by the coding sequence ATGAGCAAAAGAGAAGAGAAAGAACCTAGCCGTTCTGAATTCAAAGTTAAAGGTACATTAGTGGAGAAAGGAGTTAAAATTTCTGAAAAACAAAACATAAATGAGCTTTCGTCTCGAGGGTATGGTGTTAAAGAAAACGATGAGCTCTTGCTGACTTTTTATGAAGCGCTTTACCTTTTGGATAAGGGATGGTTAGATGTTGAGGCGAAAAAGGGCAAGAAGATGGATTTTCAACAACTTCTGCGATGTTATGAGGATTTAGAGGAGAATGCTTGGGTTAAGTATTTGACTTACCGAGATTTGCGAAGCCGCGGATACACCGTTAGAGAAGGTTTCGGTTTAGGCGTTGACTTTCGTGTTTATGAAAAGGGCGAATATGGCAAAAACACGGCTAAATACCTAATCTTAAGCATTCAAGAAGGCAAACCGATTCCAATTGAAGATTTAACACGCATAATGCTACAGTGCCAAAGCCTAAAGAAAGAACTAGTTTTAGCCGTTATGAACCGCAGAGGAGAAATAGTTTACTATTCGGTTTCACAATTAACCTTAAAATAA